The following are encoded in a window of Oncorhynchus mykiss isolate Arlee chromosome 11, USDA_OmykA_1.1, whole genome shotgun sequence genomic DNA:
- the tagln3b gene encoding transgelin-3b encodes MANRGPSYGLSKEVQEKIELKYNLDLEARLVDWIVAQCGGNLERPQPGRQNFQTWLMDGTILCRLINSLYPRGKEPIKKILETQMAFKQMEKISQFLQAAEVYGVITTDIFQTVDLWEGKDMAAVQRTLMALGSVALTKDDGHYRGDRDWFHRKAQGYRREFSEDQLRQGQSLIGLQMGSNRGASQSGMTGYGSHRQIM; translated from the exons ATGGCTAACAGGGGACCCAGTTACGGGCTGAGCAAGGAGGTGCAGGAGAAGATAGAGCTGAAGTATAATCTAGACTTGGAGGCCCGGCTGGTGGACTGGATCGTAGCTCAGTGTGGGGGGAACCTGGAGAGACCACAGCCAGGCAGACAGAACTTCCAGACATGGCTGATGGATGGAACA ATTCTCTGTAGGCTCATCAATAGCCTGTACCCGCGTGGTAAGGAGCCAATCAAGAAGATTCTGGAGACACAGATGGCCTTTAAGCAGATGGAGAAGATCTCCCAGTTCCTGCAGGCAGCAGAGGTCTACGGAGTCATCACCACAGACATCTTCCAGACCGTGGACCTGTGGGAAG GGAAGGATATGGCCGCAGTGCAGAGAACCCTGATGGCCCTAGGTAGTGTCGCCCTCACCAAGGACGATGGACATTACCGTGGCGACCGCGACTGGTTCCACAG GAAAGCCCAGGGTTACCGGCGAGAGTTCTCTGAGGACCAGCTTCGTCAAGGCCAGAGTCTGATTGGTCTGCAGATGGGAAGCAACCGCGGGGCCTCTCAGTCTGGCATGACAGGCTACGGATCGCACCGCCAGATCATGTAG